In Pseudohongiella acticola, the sequence TCCGGTGCGCGTGACTCCATGCCCGGCATGATGGACACCATTCTCAACCTGGGCCTGAATGACGAAACTGTTGAAGGCCTGGCCAGTATCTCCGACAACCCCCGTTTTGCCTGGGACTGCTACCGGCGCTTTATCCAGATGTACGGTGATGTGGTGATGGGCGTACAGGCATTGAACGAAGAATCCGAATGCCCGTTCCACGCCCTGCTTGATAACATGAAGACATCTCTGGGCAAGGAGCTGGACAACGAACTGACAGCTGAAGAACTGCAGGAACTGGTCCAGCGCTACAAAAAACTGATCGCCGACAAAACCGGCAAAAGCTTTCCGCAGGACGTCTATGAGCAGCTGTGGGGTGCAGTCGGCGCCGTGTTTGGCTCCTGGAAAAATGATCGCGCCATCCTGTATCGCTCGCAATACGGCATCCCTGCCGAATGGGGCACCGCCGTTAACATCCAGGCCATGGTATTCGGCAATGCCGGCGATGACAGCGGAACCGGCGTCGCCTTTACCCGTGACCCGGCCACTGGCGAAAAGGTGTTTTACGGTGAGTACCTGACCAACGCGCAGGGCGAAGACGTGGTTGCCGGTGTACGCACACCCAAGCCCATCGCAGCGATGGCAAAAGAACTGCCAAAGAATTTTACCGATCTGGAAAAGGTCCGCACCCGCCTGGAGAAACACTTCAAGGACATGCAGGACTTTGAGTTCACCATCGAAAACGGCCGCCTGTTCATTCTGCAGACCCGTAACGGCAAACGCACCGGTCTGGCGGCGATCCGTATCGCCGTCGAACTGAACAAGGAAAAGCTGATAGACCAGAAAACCGCATTATTAAAAATCCCGGCAGAGTCTGTGGACACGCTGCTGGTGCCGGTTTTTGACGCCAAAGCACAGAAAGAGGCGAAGCTGATCTGTACAGGTCTGCCTGCTGGCCCAGGCGCGGCGACGGGCCGTATCGCATTCACCGCAGCCCAGGCTGAAATTGAAGCGCGCAAAGGCAACAAGGTTATTCTGTGCCGTTCGGAAACCTCGCCTGACGATCTCAAAGGTATGCTGCACTCACAGGGCATCCTGACCACACGCGGCGGGGTCTCCTCGCACGCAGCGCTGGTTGCCCGTCAGCTGGGCAAGGTCTGCATCTGCGGCGCCGCCGATATCACCATCAATTATGAGCGCAAAACGCTGACGGCTAACGGTATCACGCTGAAAGAAGGTGACTACATCTCCATCAACGGCACCACCGGTTCAGTCTATCAGGGTCTGATCGAAAGCGCGGACTCTGAGGTCAAGCGTGTACTTGAAGGCACGATGAAGGCCAGCGAAAGTTACACCTACGAGCTGTTCAACACGGTCATGGAATGGTCAGACAAGTATCGCAAGCTGCGCATCCGTACCAATGCCGACACACCGGCCATGGCCCAGACTGCGGTGGCGTATGGCGCGGAAGGCATCGGCCTGTGCCGTACCGAGCACATGTTTTTTGAAGGCAGCCGCATCGATGATATGCGCCAGATGATTCTGGCCGTGGACGGTGTTCAACGCCGCGAAGCGCTGAAGAAACTGTTGCCAATGCAGCGTAAAGACTTTGTTGGTCTGTTCAAGGCAATGGCGGGTCGACCGGTCACCATCCGCCTGCTGG encodes:
- the ppdK gene encoding pyruvate, phosphate dikinase codes for the protein MKKISDSSTTKSSSQKTRYVYNFGEQTDGNASMRELLGGKGANLAEMAAIGLPVPPGFTVSTDVCTYFYAHGRSYPKTLAKDVEVAVKSVAKQMKREFGGRDNPLLVSVRSGARDSMPGMMDTILNLGLNDETVEGLASISDNPRFAWDCYRRFIQMYGDVVMGVQALNEESECPFHALLDNMKTSLGKELDNELTAEELQELVQRYKKLIADKTGKSFPQDVYEQLWGAVGAVFGSWKNDRAILYRSQYGIPAEWGTAVNIQAMVFGNAGDDSGTGVAFTRDPATGEKVFYGEYLTNAQGEDVVAGVRTPKPIAAMAKELPKNFTDLEKVRTRLEKHFKDMQDFEFTIENGRLFILQTRNGKRTGLAAIRIAVELNKEKLIDQKTALLKIPAESVDTLLVPVFDAKAQKEAKLICTGLPAGPGAATGRIAFTAAQAEIEARKGNKVILCRSETSPDDLKGMLHSQGILTTRGGVSSHAALVARQLGKVCICGAADITINYERKTLTANGITLKEGDYISINGTTGSVYQGLIESADSEVKRVLEGTMKASESYTYELFNTVMEWSDKYRKLRIRTNADTPAMAQTAVAYGAEGIGLCRTEHMFFEGSRIDDMRQMILAVDGVQRREALKKLLPMQRKDFVGLFKAMAGRPVTIRLLDPPLHEFLPQDDAVRRQLADKLGLPLEFVIDRIKALHEENPMLGCRGCRLGILYPEITEMQVQAIFEAAAELLTAKKPVEVHPEIMIPLVGFKAELADQLAIVHRIAEQVMTRKKIKFKYMVGTMVEVPRAAITADEIAEHAEFFSFGTNDLTQTTLGLSRDDMGLFYDEYQQKEIYSKNPFASLDKTGVGKLMQFAVTNGQKTRKDLKLGICGEHAGDPDSIDFCHNLGLQYVSCSPPRVPIARLAAAQAALRAAK